One window of Rhizobium leguminosarum genomic DNA carries:
- a CDS encoding ATP-dependent Clp protease proteolytic subunit gives MNDEDQDDKTKELPLGKETEANLFKSRSIFIYGPINQELAQKVCSQLVALAAASDEDIRIYVNSPGGHVESGDSIHDMIKFIKPKVWMIGTGWVASAGALIYVATPKERRLCLPNTRFLLHQPSGGTRGMASDIEIQAREIIKMNDRLNKIMAEATGQPLDKIARDTDRDYWLSAEEAKDYGLVSRIVTSQADI, from the coding sequence ATGAACGACGAAGACCAGGACGACAAGACGAAGGAACTGCCGCTCGGCAAGGAAACGGAGGCGAATCTTTTCAAGTCGCGTTCGATCTTCATCTACGGACCGATCAATCAGGAATTGGCGCAGAAGGTCTGCTCGCAGCTCGTGGCGCTTGCCGCAGCCAGCGACGAGGACATCCGCATCTATGTCAATTCGCCCGGCGGCCACGTCGAATCCGGCGATTCCATCCATGACATGATCAAGTTCATCAAGCCGAAGGTCTGGATGATTGGCACCGGCTGGGTCGCCTCGGCCGGCGCGCTGATCTATGTCGCCACTCCGAAGGAGCGGCGCCTGTGCCTGCCGAACACCCGCTTCCTGCTGCATCAGCCCTCCGGCGGCACGCGCGGCATGGCTTCCGATATCGAGATCCAGGCGCGCGAGATCATCAAGATGAACGACCGCCTGAACAAGATCATGGCTGAAGCTACCGGCCAGCCGCTCGACAAGATCGCCAGGGATACCGATCGCGACTACTGGCTTTCGGCCGAAGAGGCGAAGGACTATGGCCTCGTCTCGCGGATCGTGACGTCGCAGGCCGATATCTAA
- a CDS encoding benzoate/H(+) symporter BenE family transporter produces the protein MLKDFSVQALFMGLLTAFVGSASSFAVVLHGLEAVGATDAQAASGLMALSIAMGVCAIVLCAVTRLPISIAWSTPGAALLASTGVIEGGFNAAVGAFLICGVLIVVAGLFKPLGRAVAAIPAPLANAMLSGVLIGLCFAPVKAIGFNPLLGLPIVVAWIVVGAFKRLWAVPAALAAFVLVLVLGVDIPDGALSSLERSLVPTAEIVWPVFNLAGLVSIALPLFIVTMASQNIPGIAVLKVNHYDPKPGPLFAVTGFFSLLSAPFGGHAVNLAAITAAMCAGQDAHADPKRRYWAALIAGVGYVILGLFAGAVTAFVALAPPVLIEAVAGLALVGAFSSSAMSAFQAQESREAAAITFLVTASGVSFGGISGAFWGLIAGGLMLALARLVSVWKDRAQSR, from the coding sequence ATGCTCAAAGATTTTTCTGTCCAGGCCCTGTTCATGGGGCTGTTGACCGCCTTCGTCGGTTCCGCCAGCTCGTTCGCGGTCGTGCTGCACGGGCTCGAGGCAGTCGGCGCGACGGATGCGCAAGCGGCTTCGGGGCTGATGGCATTGTCGATCGCCATGGGTGTCTGCGCAATCGTGCTCTGTGCCGTGACGCGATTGCCGATCAGTATCGCATGGTCGACGCCGGGTGCGGCGCTGCTGGCAAGCACCGGGGTGATCGAGGGCGGCTTCAATGCGGCGGTCGGCGCATTTCTGATCTGTGGTGTGTTGATTGTCGTCGCCGGACTTTTCAAGCCGCTCGGCCGGGCGGTTGCCGCCATTCCCGCACCGCTCGCCAACGCGATGCTATCAGGTGTGCTGATCGGCCTCTGCTTCGCACCGGTGAAGGCGATCGGCTTCAACCCGCTCCTCGGCCTGCCGATCGTCGTCGCCTGGATCGTCGTCGGCGCCTTCAAGCGGCTCTGGGCGGTCCCGGCAGCGCTCGCAGCCTTCGTGCTGGTGCTCGTCCTTGGCGTCGATATTCCCGACGGTGCGCTGAGTTCGCTCGAACGGTCGCTGGTGCCGACGGCGGAGATCGTCTGGCCGGTGTTCAATCTTGCCGGCCTCGTCTCGATCGCGCTGCCGTTGTTCATCGTCACCATGGCCTCGCAGAACATTCCGGGTATCGCGGTCCTGAAGGTCAATCACTACGATCCGAAGCCCGGTCCGCTCTTTGCCGTCACCGGCTTTTTCTCGCTGCTGTCGGCGCCGTTCGGCGGCCATGCCGTCAATCTGGCGGCAATCACCGCGGCGATGTGTGCCGGACAGGATGCCCATGCCGATCCGAAGAGGCGCTATTGGGCAGCGCTGATCGCCGGCGTCGGTTATGTCATCCTTGGGCTGTTCGCCGGGGCGGTGACGGCGTTCGTGGCGCTTGCGCCTCCCGTCCTGATCGAGGCGGTGGCAGGGTTGGCACTGGTCGGCGCCTTCTCCTCCTCGGCGATGTCGGCCTTCCAGGCCCAGGAGTCGCGCGAGGCGGCGGCGATCACCTTCCTCGTCACCGCCTCAGGCGTTTCCTTCGGCGGCATTTCCGGTGCCTTCTGGGGCCTGATCGCGGGCGGGTTGATGCTGGCGCTGGCGCGGCTGGTGAGCGTTTGGAAAGACCGAGCCCAGTCGCGGTAA
- the queF gene encoding preQ(1) synthase, whose translation MPNTDTSSLSMLGQQTETAQSPEAAVLEKVPSNHAGTDYVVRFTAPEFTSLCPMTGQPDFAHIVIDYIPGEWLVESKSLKLFLHSFRNHGAFHEDCSIYIAKRIVELLDPRWLRIGAYWYPRGGIPIDVFWQTGTPPEGVWLPEQGVATYRGRG comes from the coding sequence ATGCCGAATACCGATACTTCCAGCCTGTCGATGCTGGGCCAGCAAACCGAAACCGCGCAATCGCCGGAGGCGGCGGTGCTTGAAAAAGTGCCGTCCAACCATGCCGGCACCGACTACGTAGTGCGTTTCACCGCGCCGGAATTCACTTCGCTCTGCCCGATGACCGGACAGCCGGATTTCGCCCATATCGTCATCGACTACATTCCCGGCGAATGGCTGGTGGAATCGAAGTCGTTGAAGCTCTTCCTGCATTCCTTCCGCAATCACGGCGCTTTCCACGAGGATTGCTCGATCTACATCGCCAAGCGCATCGTCGAGCTGCTCGATCCCAGGTGGCTCAGGATCGGCGCCTACTGGTATCCGCGCGGCGGCATTCCGATCGACGTGTTCTGGCAGACCGGCACGCCGCCGGAAGGCGTGTGGCTGCCGGAGCAGGGCGTTGCCACCTACCGCGGACGTGGGTGA
- a CDS encoding SDR family oxidoreductase yields the protein MTGGTQTILVTGATGGIGTAVCRQLARSGYLLVLAARNEAKLKSLSDELDGTDRHVWLPLEMTSDQSIRQFGEQLAARHITLDGVVLMPPQAHSTNDPMPGSEAWRVLFQNCFIGPLEVLKAAIERMNPDPIGGRRAKIVIISGISSAQVLGHYATSNVMRCAWIGEAKTLAFALGSRGIHVNTLSLGGTLSPWYREGIERRADAAGVTFEQRLAEETTNVPLGKYGEPEEVAIAVEGLLSRFSDHMTGLNIMHDGGFTRSY from the coding sequence ATGACCGGGGGAACGCAAACGATTCTGGTTACGGGAGCAACCGGGGGCATTGGCACGGCAGTCTGCCGTCAACTCGCCCGGAGCGGCTATTTGCTTGTCTTGGCCGCGCGCAACGAGGCGAAACTCAAATCGCTTTCCGATGAATTGGACGGCACCGACCGTCATGTCTGGTTACCGCTGGAAATGACGAGCGACCAGTCGATCCGTCAATTCGGGGAACAACTGGCGGCAAGACATATCACCCTCGATGGGGTCGTGCTGATGCCGCCACAAGCCCACAGCACGAATGATCCGATGCCCGGCAGCGAGGCATGGCGCGTGCTGTTTCAGAATTGCTTCATCGGGCCATTGGAAGTCCTAAAAGCTGCGATCGAGCGGATGAACCCCGATCCGATCGGCGGCCGCCGGGCAAAAATCGTCATTATATCGGGGATATCGTCTGCGCAGGTGCTTGGACATTATGCCACCTCGAATGTCATGCGCTGCGCCTGGATTGGCGAAGCGAAGACATTGGCCTTCGCGCTCGGCAGCCGCGGCATTCACGTCAACACACTTTCGCTCGGAGGCACTCTCTCCCCGTGGTACCGGGAAGGCATTGAACGGCGCGCCGATGCGGCCGGCGTCACGTTTGAACAACGTCTTGCCGAGGAAACGACAAATGTTCCCTTGGGAAAATATGGAGAACCGGAAGAGGTTGCGATCGCCGTCGAAGGGCTTCTGTCCCGTTTCTCCGACCACATGACGGGGCTGAACATCATGCACGATGGCGGGTTCACGCGCTCATACTGA
- the emfA gene encoding CDF family cation efflux transporter EmfA codes for MSDNGDLTVRTLAMWGIPLSLGVMGLKMVAWWVTGSVALLSDGLESTVNVVAAFIAFFVIRYAQKPADHDHPFGHHKAEYLSAVTEGVLIVVAALLIVNEAVGYLAEPRMLDAPVLGLAINIAAGVINAIWARLLIRTGRRYRSAALAADGQHIMSDVVTSVGVLVGLLLALATGYAIFDPVLAILVAVNILYQGWKVISQSIGGLMDQAVEPQEEEAIMQAIATHAAGSIGVHDLKTRRAGTVTFIDFHMVVPGGMSVRQAHDICDRLEDAIRAVHEGATIAIHVEPEGEKAHGIRVKVVKEA; via the coding sequence ATGAGTGACAACGGCGACCTTACGGTTCGGACGCTGGCGATGTGGGGGATTCCGCTGTCGCTTGGCGTCATGGGCCTGAAGATGGTGGCCTGGTGGGTCACCGGGTCGGTGGCTTTGCTGTCGGACGGGCTCGAATCGACGGTCAACGTCGTTGCCGCGTTCATCGCCTTTTTCGTCATCCGCTATGCGCAGAAGCCGGCCGATCACGACCACCCTTTCGGTCATCACAAGGCGGAATATTTGTCAGCGGTTACCGAGGGCGTGTTGATCGTCGTCGCGGCGCTGTTGATCGTCAACGAGGCGGTTGGTTATCTCGCCGAGCCGCGTATGCTCGATGCACCTGTGCTCGGCCTTGCGATCAATATCGCGGCCGGCGTGATCAATGCGATCTGGGCGCGGCTGCTGATCCGGACCGGGCGCAGGTATCGCTCGGCGGCGCTCGCCGCAGACGGGCAGCACATCATGTCCGATGTGGTGACCTCGGTCGGCGTGCTGGTCGGCCTGCTGCTGGCGCTGGCGACGGGTTATGCGATCTTCGATCCGGTGCTCGCCATTCTCGTCGCCGTCAACATCCTCTATCAGGGCTGGAAGGTGATCTCGCAATCGATCGGCGGGCTGATGGATCAGGCGGTCGAGCCACAGGAGGAGGAGGCGATCATGCAGGCGATCGCTACCCACGCGGCGGGTTCGATCGGCGTGCATGACCTGAAAACGAGGCGGGCAGGCACCGTCACCTTCATCGATTTTCACATGGTGGTGCCAGGCGGCATGTCGGTGCGGCAGGCGCATGATATATGCGACCGCCTTGAGGATGCCATCAGGGCGGTGCACGAGGGCGCCACCATTGCAATTCATGTGGAGCCGGAGGGCGAAAAGGCTCACGGCATCCGCGTCAAAGTCGTCAAGGAGGCATGA
- a CDS encoding DUF2076 domain-containing protein, whose protein sequence is MSPEERQLLTALFDRVRTAAAQPRDRDAEVLIDQATREQPSATYYLAQAVIVQEKGLEAAANHIKELEEHIRQLEAGASDHRQAEQGGGFLSSIFGNTQTQQPAPVPSNPGPWGQQSRAYDDSRGYDRDARQPQQPTGPWSQQAYTPSAGGSFLRGALGTAAGVAGGMLLANSLSGIFGNHMSSLGWGSPFGANPFGNASAPTEETVINNYFGNDDTRQASDNAADDNDNANVQQADYDDGDDYSDDSSGGDVTDV, encoded by the coding sequence ATGTCACCCGAAGAACGCCAATTGCTGACCGCCCTCTTCGACCGTGTGCGCACTGCAGCGGCCCAGCCGCGCGACCGCGACGCCGAAGTTCTGATCGACCAGGCGACGCGCGAGCAGCCCTCGGCCACCTATTATCTCGCCCAGGCCGTCATCGTTCAGGAAAAGGGGCTGGAGGCAGCAGCCAACCATATCAAGGAACTCGAGGAGCATATCCGCCAGCTGGAAGCCGGCGCGAGCGATCACCGCCAGGCCGAACAGGGCGGCGGTTTCCTGAGTTCGATCTTTGGCAACACCCAGACGCAGCAGCCGGCACCCGTCCCGTCCAACCCCGGCCCTTGGGGCCAGCAATCCCGCGCCTATGACGATTCGCGCGGCTACGACCGCGATGCCCGCCAGCCGCAGCAGCCGACCGGCCCCTGGAGCCAGCAGGCCTATACGCCGTCGGCCGGCGGCAGCTTCCTGCGCGGCGCGCTCGGCACGGCGGCAGGCGTCGCCGGCGGCATGCTGCTTGCCAACTCGCTGAGCGGCATCTTCGGCAATCACATGTCCTCGCTCGGCTGGGGCTCGCCCTTCGGCGCCAACCCCTTCGGCAATGCCAGCGCCCCCACCGAGGAAACCGTCATCAACAATTATTTCGGCAATGACGACACCCGCCAGGCCTCCGACAACGCTGCCGATGACAACGACAATGCCAATGTGCAGCAGGCCGATTATGACGACGGCGACGATTACAGCGATGACTCGTCCGGTGGCGACGTGACGGATGTTTGA